A window from Exiguobacterium marinum DSM 16307 encodes these proteins:
- a CDS encoding UPF0223 family protein, translating into MQINYPINPDWTTDELIDVVEFYNVVAQANEGGVEREVFLDAYRTFKQIVTSKSEEKQLNAVHDEQTGYSTYRTVQAAMKSSNKRIKL; encoded by the coding sequence ATGCAAATCAATTATCCAATCAATCCGGATTGGACGACAGACGAATTGATTGATGTCGTTGAGTTTTATAATGTCGTCGCACAGGCGAATGAAGGTGGAGTCGAGCGGGAAGTTTTCCTCGACGCATATCGGACCTTCAAACAAATCGTAACATCTAAGTCAGAGGAGAAACAACTGAACGCGGTTCACGACGAGCAGACGGGATATTCCACTTATCGTACCGTACAAGCGGCAATGAAGTCCTCGAATAAAAGAATCAAACTGTAA
- a CDS encoding aminotransferase class I/II-fold pyridoxal phosphate-dependent enzyme → MKLKGATQLETPLFDTLLEHVDSNPIAFHIPGHKSGKGMDPEFRDFIGENALKIDLINIAPLDDLHHPKAAIAEAERLAAEAFRADETFFSVQGTSSAIMAMIMGVVGPNEKIIVPRNVHKSVMSALVLTGAHPVFIHPEFDETYGIAHGITASAVERALELHPDTKAVLVINPTYFGVAGDLERIVSVAHAQDVPVLVDEAHGVHLPFHNELPLSAMQAGADVAATSVHKLGGSMTGSSILNVRRGLVSPERIHAMLSMITTTSTSYLLLASLDAARRQLATKGHEMNERALDLARTARTAISHMPNLSVYGHAELHSESTYALDETKVLVSVRELGVTGFEVEKYLREKHRIEVEMSDLLNVLFIVTSADDESTIQALIDAMRDVVSVYQKSGNESLSIMLPEIPPLALSPRDAFYEETETIPLENAVGRISAEFIMVYPPGIPIIIPGELITTSTLDYIMANIEAGLPVQGLEDESLQMIKVIQQTKAIR, encoded by the coding sequence TTGAAATTAAAAGGTGCTACTCAGCTCGAAACGCCACTATTTGACACGTTGCTTGAACATGTCGACTCGAACCCGATAGCGTTCCACATTCCCGGTCATAAAAGCGGGAAAGGGATGGACCCGGAGTTTCGTGACTTTATCGGCGAAAATGCCCTCAAAATCGATTTGATTAACATCGCCCCACTCGATGATCTCCATCATCCAAAAGCGGCAATCGCTGAAGCGGAACGCTTAGCGGCAGAGGCGTTCCGTGCTGATGAGACCTTTTTCTCTGTACAAGGAACTTCGAGCGCAATCATGGCGATGATCATGGGTGTCGTCGGTCCGAATGAGAAAATCATCGTGCCGCGTAACGTCCACAAATCGGTCATGTCTGCTCTTGTCCTCACCGGAGCACACCCGGTCTTCATCCATCCAGAATTCGATGAGACGTACGGTATTGCGCATGGAATCACAGCTAGCGCGGTAGAACGTGCTCTCGAACTTCACCCTGATACAAAAGCTGTGCTCGTCATCAACCCGACTTATTTCGGTGTCGCCGGTGACTTAGAACGCATCGTTTCCGTCGCCCATGCGCAAGATGTTCCTGTTCTCGTCGATGAGGCACATGGGGTTCATCTCCCGTTCCACAATGAACTTCCTCTTTCAGCTATGCAAGCTGGAGCTGATGTGGCCGCTACGAGCGTACACAAACTTGGGGGCTCGATGACTGGAAGCTCCATTTTGAACGTACGTCGTGGTCTCGTTTCACCGGAACGGATCCATGCGATGCTTTCAATGATTACAACGACCTCAACGTCTTACTTGCTCCTTGCTTCTCTCGATGCTGCACGTCGACAACTCGCGACAAAAGGGCATGAGATGAACGAACGGGCATTAGATCTCGCTAGAACGGCCCGTACGGCCATCAGTCATATGCCCAACTTGTCTGTATACGGGCATGCCGAGCTTCATTCTGAATCGACTTACGCACTCGACGAGACAAAAGTGCTCGTATCGGTACGTGAACTCGGTGTAACAGGATTTGAAGTCGAGAAGTACCTCCGAGAAAAACACCGCATCGAAGTGGAAATGTCGGATTTACTGAATGTTCTCTTCATTGTCACATCAGCAGATGATGAGTCGACAATCCAGGCATTGATCGATGCGATGCGTGACGTTGTATCCGTTTATCAGAAGTCCGGAAATGAATCGTTATCCATCATGCTCCCGGAAATCCCGCCACTCGCGCTTAGTCCACGCGACGCATTTTATGAAGAAACGGAGACGATCCCTCTCGAGAACGCGGTCGGACGCATTTCAGCGGAATTCATCATGGTGTACCCTCCAGGGATTCCGATTATCATCCCAGGTGAATTGATCACAACGTCGACGCTCGACTATATCATGGCCAACATCGAAGCAGGACTACCGGTTCAAGGTCTCGAAGACGAGTCGCTCCAAATGATTAAAGTCATCCAACAAACAAAAGCGATTCGTTAA
- a CDS encoding DUF3055 domain-containing protein produces MAFDEELLYTVSETSRVRFTGIETEAARYDFGFVYTHQFMGKVLVVCMQTGQSALLDQHALEEPRQLYPMLGINLNDTAHVAEFLRVCLAEKIKESEEIDT; encoded by the coding sequence ATGGCATTCGATGAGGAGTTATTATATACCGTATCCGAGACGAGTCGCGTAAGATTCACTGGAATCGAAACAGAAGCTGCACGTTATGATTTTGGGTTTGTGTACACTCATCAGTTTATGGGAAAAGTGTTGGTCGTATGTATGCAAACCGGACAATCGGCCCTTCTCGATCAACATGCGCTAGAAGAGCCGCGCCAATTATATCCGATGCTAGGTATCAACTTGAATGATACGGCGCACGTCGCTGAATTTTTACGGGTTTGTTTAGCTGAAAAAATAAAAGAATCAGAGGAAATTGATACTTGA
- the aac(6') gene encoding aminoglycoside 6'-N-acetyltransferase: MKIAYASQSDQTALVQLMHQLWPDAPIDELQMEVKLGLTSKKMHYFIASSDTGGAIGFCQLSFRYDYVPGSSASPTAYVEGVYVIESARHQSVASHLVEAASTFATRNGCIELASDTELENKDSQQFHKKIGFKEVERIVTYIKNLSHDS; this comes from the coding sequence ATGAAAATTGCATATGCCTCACAATCAGATCAAACCGCACTCGTTCAATTGATGCATCAGTTATGGCCTGACGCACCGATTGACGAACTCCAGATGGAGGTCAAGCTCGGTCTCACTTCAAAGAAGATGCATTATTTCATCGCATCCTCCGACACGGGAGGAGCCATCGGTTTCTGTCAACTCAGTTTCCGGTATGATTATGTGCCCGGTTCGTCTGCATCCCCGACTGCCTACGTGGAAGGTGTCTATGTCATCGAATCAGCACGACATCAAAGTGTTGCATCGCATTTGGTTGAGGCTGCCTCTACCTTTGCCACACGTAACGGGTGTATCGAACTGGCTTCGGATACCGAACTTGAAAATAAAGACAGCCAACAGTTTCACAAAAAAATTGGATTCAAGGAAGTCGAACGCATCGTCACCTATATAAAAAACCTCTCTCACGATTCGTGA
- the lpdA gene encoding dihydrolipoyl dehydrogenase, with the protein MVVGEFAQETDLLVIGAGPGGYVAAIRGAQLGMKVTIVEKGNFGGVCLNVGCIPSKALITAGHNFQHAKGHDSMGISSDNVSVDFTKVQDWKQSVVNKLTGGVKGLLKGNKIEILQGEAFFASEDTVRVITEDSSTPYKFKKAIIATGSTPIEIPSFKWSKRVLSSTGALALPEVPKKLVVIGGGYIGMELGTAYANFDTEVVVVEGASDILSGFEPQMTQIVKKKLKQKGNVTIHTNALAKGVEETEDGVTVKFEVNGEEQSVEADYVLVTVGRRPNTGDIGLENAEVKISDRGIIEIDDQCKTSNENIYAIGDIVPGPPLAHKASYEAKIAAEAAAGKPAYLDYSAIPAVVFTDPELATVGYTEPLAKEEGLEITVSKFPFAANGRALALDEPDGFMKLITRKEDGLLIGAQIAGTGASDMIAELGLAIEAGMTAEDIALTIHAHPSLGEMAMEAAEIAMGMPIHVVK; encoded by the coding sequence ATGGTAGTAGGAGAATTCGCACAAGAAACTGATTTGCTTGTCATCGGTGCCGGTCCTGGTGGATACGTTGCCGCAATCCGTGGCGCACAGCTCGGAATGAAAGTAACGATCGTTGAGAAAGGCAACTTCGGTGGTGTCTGCTTGAACGTAGGATGTATCCCGTCGAAAGCGTTAATCACAGCTGGACACAACTTCCAACACGCAAAAGGACACGATTCAATGGGGATCTCGTCTGACAACGTGTCAGTGGACTTCACAAAAGTTCAAGACTGGAAACAGTCAGTTGTTAACAAATTAACTGGCGGTGTCAAAGGTCTCCTTAAAGGAAACAAGATTGAAATCCTTCAAGGTGAAGCGTTCTTCGCTTCTGAAGACACAGTTCGTGTCATCACAGAAGATAGCTCGACTCCTTACAAATTCAAAAAAGCGATTATCGCGACTGGTTCTACACCAATCGAGATTCCATCGTTCAAATGGTCAAAACGCGTCCTTTCTTCAACTGGTGCATTGGCACTTCCTGAAGTACCGAAAAAACTCGTCGTTATCGGCGGTGGATACATCGGTATGGAGCTTGGAACTGCATACGCTAACTTCGATACAGAAGTCGTCGTTGTAGAAGGCGCTAGCGACATTTTGTCTGGTTTCGAACCACAAATGACGCAAATCGTTAAGAAGAAACTCAAACAAAAAGGAAACGTCACAATCCACACGAATGCACTTGCTAAAGGTGTTGAAGAAACGGAAGACGGCGTAACCGTTAAGTTTGAAGTAAACGGTGAAGAGCAATCTGTTGAAGCGGACTATGTCCTCGTCACAGTTGGTCGTCGTCCAAACACAGGCGATATCGGTCTTGAAAACGCGGAAGTGAAAATTAGCGACCGTGGCATCATTGAAATCGATGACCAGTGTAAAACATCGAACGAAAACATCTACGCAATCGGTGACATCGTTCCTGGACCACCACTTGCACACAAAGCTTCTTACGAAGCGAAGATTGCAGCAGAAGCAGCTGCAGGTAAGCCAGCTTACCTTGACTACTCTGCAATCCCTGCAGTCGTCTTCACTGATCCTGAACTCGCAACTGTCGGTTACACAGAACCACTCGCAAAAGAAGAAGGGCTCGAAATCACAGTTTCGAAATTCCCATTCGCAGCGAACGGTCGTGCACTCGCACTTGACGAGCCAGACGGCTTCATGAAGCTTATCACACGCAAAGAGGACGGTCTCTTGATCGGTGCTCAAATTGCGGGTACTGGCGCATCAGATATGATTGCTGAGCTTGGTCTTGCAATTGAAGCTGGTATGACTGCTGAAGATATCGCGCTTACAATCCACGCTCACCCATCACTCGGTGAGATGGCAATGGAAGCTGCTGAAATCGCAATGGGGATGCCAATCCACGTTGTAAAATAA
- a CDS encoding dihydrolipoamide acetyltransferase family protein, whose translation MAVFEFKLPDIGEGIHEGEIVKWFVKAGDTVKEDDVLLEVQNDKAVVEIPAPVDGTVKEVKVSEGTVAVVGDVLVTFDIEGDAPAGEEEETPEQPKAEEKTEDVKEEVKEDAPRDVQLHKSERVIAMPSVRKYAREKGVDIREVSGSGDNGRVMKEDIDAFANGEAPSAEATTEKTDSVAPAAAAKTEIKPYESATPELETREKIRGIRKAISKAMVNSKHTAPHVTLMDEVDVTKLVALRKDFKQVAADQGVKLTYLPFVVKALTAAAKAFPTINASIDDVNEEIVYKNYYNIGIAADTDNGLVVPVVKDADRKSIYSLATNINELAGKAREGKLAGDDMKGGSITITNIGSAGGQWFTPVINHPEVAILGIGRIAEKAVVKNGEIVAAPVLALSFSFDHRLIDGATAQNALNMVKRLLEDPALLMMEG comes from the coding sequence GTGGCAGTATTTGAATTTAAATTACCAGATATCGGTGAAGGTATTCACGAAGGTGAAATCGTCAAGTGGTTCGTAAAAGCAGGGGATACGGTCAAAGAGGATGATGTTCTCTTGGAAGTACAAAACGACAAAGCAGTCGTTGAAATCCCGGCTCCAGTCGACGGTACAGTCAAAGAGGTTAAAGTTTCTGAAGGTACAGTTGCCGTAGTCGGTGACGTCCTCGTTACATTTGACATCGAAGGCGATGCACCAGCAGGAGAAGAAGAAGAGACTCCTGAACAACCGAAAGCAGAAGAGAAAACAGAAGACGTAAAAGAAGAAGTGAAAGAAGACGCGCCACGCGACGTTCAACTTCACAAATCTGAGCGTGTCATCGCAATGCCATCTGTCCGTAAATATGCACGTGAAAAAGGTGTCGATATCCGTGAAGTGAGCGGTTCTGGCGACAACGGTCGTGTCATGAAAGAAGACATCGATGCATTCGCGAACGGTGAAGCACCGTCTGCAGAAGCTACAACAGAAAAAACAGATTCTGTAGCACCGGCAGCAGCTGCGAAAACGGAAATCAAGCCTTACGAGTCAGCGACTCCAGAGCTTGAAACACGTGAGAAAATCCGTGGAATCCGTAAAGCTATCTCGAAAGCAATGGTTAACTCGAAACACACTGCACCACACGTTACACTCATGGACGAAGTCGACGTTACAAAACTCGTCGCACTCCGTAAAGACTTCAAACAAGTCGCGGCTGACCAAGGTGTGAAACTCACATACTTGCCATTCGTCGTGAAAGCATTGACTGCTGCAGCGAAAGCATTCCCAACAATCAACGCTTCGATCGATGACGTGAACGAAGAAATCGTTTACAAAAACTACTACAACATCGGGATCGCAGCTGACACAGACAACGGACTCGTTGTACCAGTCGTTAAAGATGCAGACCGTAAATCAATCTATTCACTTGCTACAAACATTAACGAACTTGCGGGTAAAGCTCGTGAAGGCAAGCTCGCTGGGGACGACATGAAAGGCGGATCAATCACAATCACAAACATCGGTTCAGCCGGTGGACAATGGTTCACGCCTGTCATCAACCACCCAGAAGTTGCGATTCTCGGTATCGGCCGGATCGCTGAGAAAGCTGTCGTGAAGAACGGTGAAATCGTTGCCGCGCCAGTCCTTGCACTTTCATTCAGCTTTGACCACCGCCTCATCGACGGTGCGACTGCACAAAACGCTCTTAACATGGTGAAACGCTTGCTCGAAGACCCAGCACTTCTAATGATGGAGGGATAA
- a CDS encoding alpha-ketoacid dehydrogenase subunit beta — MAQMTMIQAITDAMRVEMKRDEKVLLFGEDVGKNGGVFRATEGLQDELGEDRVFDTPLAESGIGGLAIGLGLTGFRPIMEVQFFGFVFEVFDSIAAQMARMRYRSGGAYSQPITIRSPFGGGVKTPELHADSLEGLMAQSPGLKVVIPSTPYDAKGLLIASIRDNDPVVFLEHMKLYRSFRGEVPEGDYTIELGKADVKREGTDVSIITYGAMVHTSLKAAEELEKENINVEVIDLMTVSPLDIETIVESVKKTGRAIVVQEAQRQAGIAANVVTEIQERAILHLEAPVLRVTAPDTVFAFAQGEDMWLPDHKDVVAKVKEVVNF; from the coding sequence ATGGCTCAAATGACAATGATCCAAGCGATTACTGATGCGATGCGCGTTGAAATGAAACGCGACGAGAAAGTACTTCTCTTTGGAGAAGACGTTGGTAAAAACGGTGGGGTATTCCGTGCGACGGAAGGTCTCCAAGACGAGCTCGGCGAAGACCGTGTCTTTGACACGCCACTCGCTGAATCAGGGATTGGTGGTCTTGCAATCGGTCTAGGCCTTACTGGATTCCGTCCAATCATGGAAGTTCAATTCTTCGGATTCGTATTCGAAGTTTTCGACTCAATCGCAGCTCAAATGGCACGTATGCGTTACCGTTCAGGCGGCGCTTACAGCCAACCAATCACAATCCGTTCACCATTCGGTGGTGGCGTTAAGACACCTGAGCTTCACGCGGACAGCCTTGAAGGTTTAATGGCTCAGTCACCAGGTCTAAAAGTCGTTATTCCATCAACTCCTTACGATGCAAAGGGTTTGTTGATCGCGTCAATCCGCGACAACGACCCGGTTGTGTTCCTCGAGCACATGAAATTGTATCGTTCATTCCGTGGCGAAGTGCCTGAAGGTGATTACACAATCGAACTCGGTAAAGCAGATGTGAAACGTGAAGGGACAGACGTTTCAATCATCACTTACGGTGCGATGGTTCACACTTCACTTAAAGCAGCGGAAGAGCTTGAAAAAGAAAACATCAACGTTGAAGTCATCGACCTCATGACAGTGAGCCCGCTTGATATTGAGACAATCGTAGAGTCTGTTAAGAAAACAGGTCGTGCGATCGTCGTTCAAGAAGCACAACGTCAAGCAGGAATCGCAGCAAACGTTGTAACTGAAATTCAAGAGCGCGCAATTCTTCACCTCGAAGCACCAGTTCTTCGAGTGACTGCACCAGACACAGTCTTCGCATTCGCACAAGGTGAAGACATGTGGTTGCCTGACCATAAAGATGTCGTTGCAAAAGTTAAAGAAGTTGTGAACTTCTAA
- the pdhA gene encoding pyruvate dehydrogenase (acetyl-transferring) E1 component subunit alpha, with amino-acid sequence MNNVQVLQNVEENFQTFRILDEKGEVVNQDAMPDLTDEQLQELMRRMVYTRIWDQRAISLNRQGRLGFYAPVAGQEATMIGTQYALDKEDWILPGYRDIPQLVFHGLPLYQAFLFSRGHVAGNRIPEGVNVLMPQIIIGAQIVQTAGVAMGLKRNGNKNVAITYTGDGGSSQGDFYEGLNFAGAFKSPAIFVVQNNRFAISTPVEKQTAAKTIAQKAVAAGINGIQVDGMDILAVLAATQQARVDALEGTPTLIESLTYRYGPHTLAGDDPTRYRTKELDTEYQEKDPLVRFRLFLENKKLWNEDMENEVIEQAKADVKEAISQADKEPKQKVSDFINNMYEELPSNLKEQLEEYTAKESK; translated from the coding sequence ATGAACAACGTTCAGGTACTTCAAAACGTGGAAGAAAATTTCCAAACGTTCCGTATTCTCGACGAGAAGGGTGAGGTCGTCAACCAAGACGCAATGCCTGACTTAACGGACGAGCAACTTCAGGAGCTCATGCGCCGCATGGTCTATACTCGAATCTGGGACCAACGCGCCATCTCACTTAACCGTCAAGGACGCCTAGGATTCTACGCGCCAGTGGCAGGTCAAGAAGCGACGATGATCGGGACGCAATATGCGCTCGACAAAGAGGACTGGATTCTTCCAGGATACCGTGATATTCCACAACTCGTATTCCACGGACTTCCGCTCTATCAAGCATTCTTGTTCTCACGTGGACACGTGGCAGGAAACCGCATCCCTGAAGGTGTCAACGTATTGATGCCGCAAATCATCATCGGTGCACAAATCGTTCAAACTGCGGGTGTGGCAATGGGTCTCAAACGCAACGGCAACAAAAATGTCGCCATTACTTACACCGGTGACGGCGGATCATCACAAGGTGACTTCTACGAAGGATTGAACTTTGCAGGTGCATTCAAATCACCAGCAATCTTTGTCGTTCAAAACAACCGCTTCGCTATTTCGACGCCAGTTGAGAAGCAGACGGCAGCTAAGACGATCGCGCAAAAAGCTGTTGCAGCTGGAATCAACGGAATCCAAGTAGACGGAATGGACATTCTTGCAGTGCTTGCAGCGACACAACAAGCTCGTGTAGACGCACTCGAAGGAACACCTACACTCATCGAGTCACTCACATACCGTTACGGACCACATACGCTTGCTGGGGATGACCCAACACGTTACCGTACAAAAGAACTCGATACTGAGTATCAAGAAAAAGATCCACTTGTTCGTTTCCGTCTCTTCCTTGAGAACAAGAAACTTTGGAACGAGGATATGGAGAACGAAGTGATCGAGCAAGCGAAAGCAGATGTGAAAGAAGCAATCAGCCAAGCTGACAAAGAACCAAAACAAAAAGTTTCGGACTTCATCAACAACATGTATGAAGAACTTCCTTCAAACTTGAAAGAACAGCTTGAAGAATATACTGCAAAGGAGTCGAAGTAA
- the def gene encoding peptide deformylase translates to MLTMKDVIREGDERLRARSTEVPIPPKEEDLALLDEMETFLVNSQDPEMSEKYELRGGVGIAAPQLGVNRRFFTILLQEEEETFKLSIFNPKITSHSVEQTFLNGGEGCLSVDRVVKGNVPRFRRITLEGFDRDGKPIKLRLRGMRAIVCQHELDHLDGILFYDRINTANPLETYGEPI, encoded by the coding sequence ATGTTAACAATGAAAGATGTGATTCGCGAGGGAGATGAACGGCTTCGCGCTCGCTCAACTGAAGTACCGATTCCGCCAAAAGAAGAAGATTTGGCATTACTCGACGAGATGGAGACGTTCCTCGTCAATAGTCAAGATCCAGAAATGAGCGAAAAATATGAGCTGCGGGGCGGTGTCGGAATCGCTGCTCCACAACTCGGCGTGAACCGTCGTTTCTTCACGATACTGCTTCAAGAAGAGGAAGAGACATTCAAACTCTCCATCTTCAACCCTAAAATCACGAGCCATTCCGTCGAACAAACATTTTTAAATGGTGGGGAAGGCTGCTTATCGGTAGACCGCGTGGTCAAAGGAAATGTACCTCGTTTTCGTCGAATCACATTAGAAGGGTTCGACCGAGACGGGAAGCCGATTAAGCTTCGCTTACGCGGAATGCGCGCCATCGTCTGTCAGCACGAGCTCGACCATTTGGACGGAATTTTGTTTTATGACCGCATCAATACAGCGAACCCGTTAGAAACTTACGGCGAACCGATTTAA
- a CDS encoding alpha/beta hydrolase has protein sequence MFSSRKRALLLLFPFLFLLIGGCVRINYDATVHYDQSVSLETTYAFREHPVMKLLNLRLDWDTWKEQAEDNGYETDDYSSTDDYEGMVLRKTFKNVDELQQIKEEWKTGPAGILVPPDIRFDIEQREGIWFDSYTLQTNLDLRLDQVDLPGVELTGSPKKLAERYIRQADIRFNLNVPTGVFVEDGTGLDLRSMKHVEWQVYGGRQNNLKLVAHVPNIKAWIVTIIVLIAAVILSYFIWRKYRRNVGNPRKTSIRSRLLGLLIVSLSLSLIIVTFRQELANERQSEAVRQASQTNEFIPTFAVHGLLGTDRTFLRFSQAMEQSGQATDGALCTVTVKGKADCEIYDYSSNRPIVRIEFEDAEASLNNQTKWFNAAIETYKKTRNRSFDRMYIIGHSMGGVAAANYILNQETYIVDKFVTFDSPFGGTRLANFGLSASNFGINTGSPAIRDLSPNSDGLQAFQSKLETWPRSVQVLSFSGRGGEFNLIEKSSSLLLEEYTNNIQTETVPYDHFSLHRKSDVLEETGKFLYEYTNEFNPIETN, from the coding sequence ATGTTTAGCTCGAGAAAAAGGGCACTGTTGTTACTATTCCCATTTTTATTTCTTTTAATCGGGGGATGTGTGCGAATCAATTATGATGCGACTGTTCATTATGACCAGTCCGTTTCTCTCGAAACGACATACGCCTTTCGGGAACATCCGGTCATGAAGTTGCTCAATCTCAGACTCGATTGGGATACATGGAAAGAACAGGCTGAGGATAACGGGTATGAAACGGATGATTACTCGAGTACCGACGACTATGAAGGAATGGTTTTGAGGAAGACATTTAAAAATGTGGATGAGTTGCAACAGATTAAAGAAGAGTGGAAAACGGGTCCAGCTGGAATTTTGGTTCCTCCAGACATTCGATTCGACATCGAACAGCGAGAGGGTATCTGGTTCGATTCTTACACCCTCCAGACGAACCTCGACCTTCGACTTGATCAAGTCGACTTACCAGGAGTTGAACTGACAGGGTCTCCTAAAAAGTTAGCTGAGCGGTATATCCGTCAAGCCGATATCCGTTTCAACTTGAACGTGCCGACCGGCGTGTTTGTCGAGGACGGGACCGGTCTTGATCTCCGTTCTATGAAACATGTTGAGTGGCAAGTATATGGAGGACGCCAAAACAATTTGAAGCTCGTCGCCCACGTGCCAAACATCAAAGCGTGGATCGTGACGATCATCGTACTCATTGCGGCGGTAATCTTATCCTATTTTATTTGGCGTAAATATCGTCGAAATGTTGGCAATCCGAGAAAGACCTCGATTCGTTCACGACTGCTAGGACTTTTAATTGTCTCGCTATCGCTATCGCTCATCATTGTCACATTCCGACAAGAGTTAGCGAACGAGCGACAATCTGAGGCGGTTCGTCAAGCTTCACAAACGAATGAATTCATCCCTACTTTTGCAGTGCATGGTCTACTCGGTACAGATCGGACCTTCCTCCGCTTCTCTCAAGCTATGGAACAGAGTGGTCAAGCGACTGATGGCGCACTCTGCACTGTTACTGTAAAAGGAAAAGCCGATTGTGAAATTTATGATTATAGTTCGAATCGCCCTATTGTCCGAATCGAATTCGAAGATGCGGAGGCTTCTTTAAACAACCAGACGAAGTGGTTTAACGCTGCCATCGAAACGTATAAAAAAACAAGAAATCGTTCGTTTGATCGCATGTATATTATCGGTCACAGTATGGGTGGTGTTGCTGCTGCCAACTATATCCTGAATCAAGAGACTTACATCGTGGATAAGTTCGTCACGTTTGATAGTCCGTTCGGCGGCACACGACTTGCGAACTTCGGACTATCTGCAAGTAATTTCGGAATCAATACAGGTAGTCCCGCTATCCGTGACTTATCACCTAACTCGGATGGGTTGCAAGCATTCCAATCAAAACTTGAGACATGGCCACGCTCCGTACAAGTACTCTCATTTTCCGGACGAGGTGGCGAATTTAATCTTATCGAGAAATCCAGTTCTCTGCTACTAGAAGAGTATACGAATAATATTCAAACCGAAACCGTCCCGTATGACCACTTCTCGCTCCATCGAAAGAGCGATGTATTGGAAGAGACGGGGAAATTCTTGTACGAATACACGAATGAATTTAATCCCATTGAGACGAATTAA